A window of Juglans regia cultivar Chandler chromosome 7, Walnut 2.0, whole genome shotgun sequence contains these coding sequences:
- the LOC109009083 gene encoding uncharacterized protein LOC109009083, producing MVDVDRRITGLNPAHVAGLRRLSARAAASSATASLPLRNGLLSFSSLADKVITHLRNSGIRVQPGLSDAEFARAEAQFGFAFPPDLRAVLSAGLPVGPGFPDWRASGARLHLRASLDLPIAAISFQIARNTLWSKSWGPRPADPEKALRVARNALKRAPLLIPIFNHCYIPCNPCLAGNPTFFVDENRIFCCGLDLSDFFERESLFRSSESDPQVLKRQRSVSEKSAGSSSNFSRRSLDTGLASAGARTPRWVEFWSDAAVDRRRRNSSSSSSSSPERFFEMPRSEIPKWVEEYIEQIGSVLRAGGWSESDISEIAQVSASGFFEGGEMILLDNQAILDALLLKADRFSDLLRKSGWSSEEVSDALGFDYRPEKEKKPVKKLSPELVERIGKLAESVSRS from the coding sequence ATGGTCGACGTTGACCGGAGAATTACCGGTCTGAATCCTGCCCATGTTGCCGGTCTCCGCCGACTCTCTGCTCGTGCCGCGGCCTCTTCTGCCACTGCGTCCCTCCCTCTCCGCAACGGTCTCCTTTCGTTCTCTTCCCTGGCCGATAAGGTCATAACCCATCTTCGGAATTCCGGAATTCGGGTGCAACCTGGCCTCTCGGACGCCGAGTTTGCACGCGCAGAAGCGCAGTTCGGTTTCGCATTCCCTCCCGACCTCCGTGCCGTACTCTCTGCTGGATTGCCCGTCGGCCCAGGATTTCCTGACTGGAGAGCCTCTGGCGCTCGGCTCCATCTCCGCGCCTCGCTCGACCTCCCCATCGCAGCGATTTCCTTCCAGATCGCTAGAAACACTCTGTGGTCCAAGTCTTGGGGCCCCAGACCCGCCGACCCAGAAAAGGCTTTACGTGTTGCCCGGAATGCTCTAAAGAGAGCGCCCCTTTTGATTCCCATTTTTAACCATTGCTACATTCCTTGCAACCCGTGTTTAGCCGGAAATCCGACTTTCTTCGTCGACGAGAACCGGATCTTCTGCTGTGGTTTGGATCTCTCAGATTTCTTTGAGCGGGAATCTCTCTTTCGGAGCTCCGAGTCCGATCCTCAGGTTCTCAAAAGACAAAGATCCGTGAGCGAGAAATCGGCCGGGTCGTCCTCGAATTTCTCGCGAAGGAGCCTGGACACGGGCCTCGCATCAGCCGGAGCGAGAACACCACGATGGGTAGAGTTCTGGAGCGACGCAGCTGTCGATCGTCGCCGGAGGAACTCATCTTCGTCGTCTTCCTCATCACCGGAACGGTTCTTTGAGATGCCCAGGTCCGAAATCCCGAAATGGGTCGAGGAATACATCGAACAAATAGGATCCGTTTTGAGAGCGGGCGGGTGGAGCGAATCGGATATATCCGAAATCGCACAAGTATCAGCCTCTGGATTCTTCGAAGGAGGAGAGATGATTTTATTAGATAATCAAGCGATTCTGGATGCTCTACTCCTGAAAGCGGACCGATTCTCTGATTTGCTCCGGAAATCCGGGTGGAGCTCCGAGGAGGTGTCCGATGCGTTGGGTTTCGATTATCGAccggagaaggagaagaaaccgGTAAAGAAGCTGTCCCCAGAGCTCGTGGAAAGAATAGGGAAACTGGCTGAATCGGTATCCCGGTCATGA
- the LOC109009081 gene encoding CLK4-associating serine/arginine rich protein isoform X2 has protein sequence MWHEARRSERKVHDMMDAARKRAQRRAVFLAKRRGDPQQSIQALGARSRVYRDDALYQATQDQQGLIPWNGKQEILIDRFDGRALLDFIRDSGSRHFRVQEKSEEEEEVEEFVNFERYRDLIKHRRRGFTDEEGLQHVNQEMEAKVVAPFMSDRSQPQPPASKGSYSQVGFSYEGEGKEEAHLSDADDNEDDDEDEDDEDFNSDDSNDEGMDIIAKEFGVKRYGWLVYMDKKAKEEEKRQKEVIKGDPAIRKLSRKERRKVSQIEREREREVARVTGARVLHHDPYREPRRSPTYEAYPRSRRSRSRSYSPSYSRRYSRGGHSDDVHRSKPRTPKIEYITEFGGSGDGDELKLERFSPPPSPPSQADMLNRPSSGRILEALHVDPASNVSLDKEKSAKVLKPAVSTTSAIAKLSKASTSGGTLKQQQGEKKETPQERLKRIMSRQLNKQIKKDTAAEMAKKREQERQRLEKLAETSRLGRYGHRSRSRSRSYSRSPSRYRHSRSPSRSRSSRRYYSRSRSRSHSPTRSRSGSHSYSRSPRVRSRSRYR, from the exons ATGTGGCACGAGGCGAGGAGGTCGGAGAGGAAGGTCCACGACATGATGGACGCGGCTCGGAAGCGAGCGCAGAGACGAGCCGTGTTCTTAGCTAAGCGGCGTGGCGATCCTCAGCAGTCAATCCAGGCCCTTGGCGCTCGCTCGCGAGTGTACCGGGATGATGCCCTCTACCAAGCCACTCAGGACCAGCAAGGCCT GATACCTTGGAATGGGAAACAGGAAATTTTGATTGATAG ATTTGATGGCCGTGCACTTCTGGATTTCATTCGGGATTCTGGGTCCCGACATTTTCGGGTTCAGGAGAagtctgaagaagaagaagaagtagaagaGTTTGTTAATTTTGAGCGTTATCGGGATTTAATTAAGCACCGGCGTAGAGGAT TTACCGATGAGGAGGGTTTGCAACATGTAAACCAGGAGATGGAAGCGAAGGTTGTGGCTCCATTTATGTCAGACAG ATCTCAACCGCAACCTCCTGCAAGCAAAGGCTCTTATTCGCAGGTGGGATTTTCTTATGAGGGGGAGGGGAAAGAGGAAGCCCATCTTTCTGATGCTGATGAtaatgaggatgatgatgaggatgaagaCGACGAAGATTTCAACAGTGATGATAGCAATGACGAAGGAATGGATATTATAGCAAAAGAATTTGGTGTAAAAAGGTATGGATGGCTTGTTTACATGGATAAAAAGGCTaaggaggaagagaaaaggCAAAAGGAAGTTATCAAAGGTGATCCTGCAATT AGGAAGCTGAGCCGCAAGGAAAGAAGGAAGGTTTCTCaaatagagagggagagggaaagagaagTTGCACGAGTGACTGGTGCCAGAGTGCTCCATCATGATCCATACCG GGAGCCTAGACGAAGTCCAACTTATGAAGCTTATCCTCGCTCTAGAAG ATCAAGATCACGGTCGTATTCCCCATCATATTCAAGGCGCTATTCTCGTGGAGGGCATTCTGATGATGTTCATCGAAGCAAACCAAGGACACCAAAAATAGAATACATTACAGAATTTGGGGGCTCCGGTGATGGGGATGAACTGAAGCTTGAACGATTTTCTCCACCCCCATCTCCACCATCTCAGGCTGACATGTTGAACCG GCCATCATCCGGTCGCATACTTGAGGCGTTGCATGTTGATCCTGCATCTAATGTGTCTCTTGATAAGGAAAAGAGTGCTAAAGTTTTGAAACCAGCAGTAAG CACAACTTCAGCAATAGCGAAGTTAAGTAAGGCAAGTACCTCTGGTGGGACTTTAAAACAACAACAGGGGGAGAAGAAGGAAACTCCTCAAGAACGACTTAAAAGGATTATGAGCAGGCAGCTGAACAAACAAA TTAAAAAAGATACTGCTGCTGAAATGGCTAAAAAACGTGAACAAGAACGCCAGAGGCTTGAAAAGCTTGCAGAAACAAGTCGCTTAGGTCGATATGGGCATCGGAGCCGCAGCCGCAGCCGCAGCTACAGCCGTTCTCCTTCAAG ATACAGGCATAGTAGAAGTCCAAGTAGAAGCAGGAGTTCACGAAGATATTATTCCCGTTCCCGCTCTCGTTCCCATTCCCCCACCCGTTCCCGTTCCGGCTCTCACTCTTACTCCCGTTCTCCAAG GGTAAGAAGCCGTTCAAGATACCGATAG
- the LOC109009081 gene encoding CLK4-associating serine/arginine rich protein isoform X1: MWHEARRSERKVHDMMDAARKRAQRRAVFLAKRRGDPQQSIQALGARSRVYRDDALYQATQDQQGLIPWNGKQEILIDRFDGRALLDFIRDSGSRHFRVQEKSEEEEEVEEFVNFERYRDLIKHRRRGFTDEEGLQHVNQEMEAKVVAPFMSDRSQPQPPASKGSYSQVGFSYEGEGKEEAHLSDADDNEDDDEDEDDEDFNSDDSNDEGMDIIAKEFGVKRYGWLVYMDKKAKEEEKRQKEVIKGDPAIRKLSRKERRKVSQIEREREREVARVTGARVLHHDPYREPRRSPTYEAYPRSRRSRSRSYSPSYSRRYSRGGHSDDVHRSKPRTPKIEYITEFGGSGDGDELKLERFSPPPSPPSQADMLNRPSSGRILEALHVDPASNVSLDKEKSAKVLKPAVSTTSAIAKLSKASTSGGTLKQQQGEKKETPQERLKRIMSRQLNKQIKKDTAAEMAKKREQERQRLEKLAETSRLGRYGHRSRSRSRSYSRSPSRRYRHSRSPSRSRSSRRYYSRSRSRSHSPTRSRSGSHSYSRSPRVRSRSRYR, translated from the exons ATGTGGCACGAGGCGAGGAGGTCGGAGAGGAAGGTCCACGACATGATGGACGCGGCTCGGAAGCGAGCGCAGAGACGAGCCGTGTTCTTAGCTAAGCGGCGTGGCGATCCTCAGCAGTCAATCCAGGCCCTTGGCGCTCGCTCGCGAGTGTACCGGGATGATGCCCTCTACCAAGCCACTCAGGACCAGCAAGGCCT GATACCTTGGAATGGGAAACAGGAAATTTTGATTGATAG ATTTGATGGCCGTGCACTTCTGGATTTCATTCGGGATTCTGGGTCCCGACATTTTCGGGTTCAGGAGAagtctgaagaagaagaagaagtagaagaGTTTGTTAATTTTGAGCGTTATCGGGATTTAATTAAGCACCGGCGTAGAGGAT TTACCGATGAGGAGGGTTTGCAACATGTAAACCAGGAGATGGAAGCGAAGGTTGTGGCTCCATTTATGTCAGACAG ATCTCAACCGCAACCTCCTGCAAGCAAAGGCTCTTATTCGCAGGTGGGATTTTCTTATGAGGGGGAGGGGAAAGAGGAAGCCCATCTTTCTGATGCTGATGAtaatgaggatgatgatgaggatgaagaCGACGAAGATTTCAACAGTGATGATAGCAATGACGAAGGAATGGATATTATAGCAAAAGAATTTGGTGTAAAAAGGTATGGATGGCTTGTTTACATGGATAAAAAGGCTaaggaggaagagaaaaggCAAAAGGAAGTTATCAAAGGTGATCCTGCAATT AGGAAGCTGAGCCGCAAGGAAAGAAGGAAGGTTTCTCaaatagagagggagagggaaagagaagTTGCACGAGTGACTGGTGCCAGAGTGCTCCATCATGATCCATACCG GGAGCCTAGACGAAGTCCAACTTATGAAGCTTATCCTCGCTCTAGAAG ATCAAGATCACGGTCGTATTCCCCATCATATTCAAGGCGCTATTCTCGTGGAGGGCATTCTGATGATGTTCATCGAAGCAAACCAAGGACACCAAAAATAGAATACATTACAGAATTTGGGGGCTCCGGTGATGGGGATGAACTGAAGCTTGAACGATTTTCTCCACCCCCATCTCCACCATCTCAGGCTGACATGTTGAACCG GCCATCATCCGGTCGCATACTTGAGGCGTTGCATGTTGATCCTGCATCTAATGTGTCTCTTGATAAGGAAAAGAGTGCTAAAGTTTTGAAACCAGCAGTAAG CACAACTTCAGCAATAGCGAAGTTAAGTAAGGCAAGTACCTCTGGTGGGACTTTAAAACAACAACAGGGGGAGAAGAAGGAAACTCCTCAAGAACGACTTAAAAGGATTATGAGCAGGCAGCTGAACAAACAAA TTAAAAAAGATACTGCTGCTGAAATGGCTAAAAAACGTGAACAAGAACGCCAGAGGCTTGAAAAGCTTGCAGAAACAAGTCGCTTAGGTCGATATGGGCATCGGAGCCGCAGCCGCAGCCGCAGCTACAGCCGTTCTCCTTCAAG AAGATACAGGCATAGTAGAAGTCCAAGTAGAAGCAGGAGTTCACGAAGATATTATTCCCGTTCCCGCTCTCGTTCCCATTCCCCCACCCGTTCCCGTTCCGGCTCTCACTCTTACTCCCGTTCTCCAAG GGTAAGAAGCCGTTCAAGATACCGATAG